One window of the Thunnus albacares chromosome 3, fThuAlb1.1, whole genome shotgun sequence genome contains the following:
- the LOC122979860 gene encoding homeodomain-interacting protein kinase 4-like, whose protein sequence is METPSSSSYSETHFKKYKILKIVGEGSFGHVFKCVHRGTAEIVAIKEKWWALDNEACTLKILMEKKLDKCNIVKFYDGFSGDRCLVFEHLDITLGGFLAETKTAMRLQDVRRIIQQMAVAFDALKNIGMIHTDVHINNIMLVDRVKPIRVKLIGFDMAIPSHKAKRSMIDHGGFYRAPEIMLGMPFSEAIDMWSLGCVMAEMVVGSTLFPGRSDHETLRYIVDILGPPSDRMIKEGRKSREYFRSDSQGWRLTKFSRWCGTDDRSYSFRSLDGIMKTCLKKVRRSRDCVNLLKAMLQWDGRERITPSEVLTHPFITTTYRNNKRTLETAANEPGPLDTPNLNQEAEPGTSEVYEPSMNQEPRTNEVDEPGMNQEPGTNGVDEPSLNKEDEDGFWSNVRRTVPSGVIMVQPLPPAFRLPPVELVQAEPGPNNVEEDFWSAIRRIAPSGILMVQPARAPAPAPAPAPALDPATAPAPALAPTLAPVKAPASASAPAPAPAPAPAPAPAPAPAPAPDPATAPAPAPAPALAPTLAPVKAPAPAPAPAPAPTPAPAPAPAPAPDPATAPAPALAMALAPAMAPAPAPDPATATATAPAPALAPALAPAPAPATTPAPALAPAPAPAPTLAPATAATAPATILYANNHLDRTDDSELKKKKKRNGFKRFCSWWKRTFLSCCCGSAVED, encoded by the exons ATGGAGACACCAAGTTCATCGAGTTACAGCGAAACCCACTTCAAGAAGTACAAAATCTTGAAGATAGTCGGAGAGGGCAGCTTTGGACACGTGTTCAAATGTGTCCACAGAGGAACTGCAGAGATCGTTGCCATCAAAGAAAAGTGGTGGGCTCTGGACAATGAG GCATGCACTCTAAAAATCTTAATGGAAAAAAAGCTTGACAAATGCAATATTGTCAAGTTCTACGATGGATTTTCGGGGGACCGATGTCTTGTCTTCGAGCACTTAGACATCACCCTGGGGGGGTTCCTCGCAGAAACGAAGACGGCCATGCGTCTCCAAGACGTCAGAAGAATTATCCAACAG ATGGCCGTAGCATTTGATGCCTTAAAGAACATCGGAATGATCCACACCGATGTTCACATCAATAACATCATGCTGGTGGATCGTGTCAAACCAATCCGGGTGAAGCTGATTGGTTTTGACATGGCTATTCCCAGCCACAAAGCCAAGAGGAGCATGATCGACCATGGCGGTTTCTACAG AGCTCCAGAGATTATGTTAGGTATGCCATTTTCTGAGGCCATTGACATGTGGTCGCTCGGCTGTGTGATGGCAGAAATGGTTGTGGGCTCGACGCTGTTCCCGGGAAGGAGTGACCATGAGACG cTACGGTACATCGTTGACATCCTGGGTCCGCCGTCAGATCGCATGATCAAGGAAGGGAGGAAGTCAAGGGAATACTTCCGGTCAGATTCCCAAGGATGGAGGCTCACG AAATTCTCGAGATGGTGTGGGACTGATGACAGGTCCTACTCGTTCCGGTCGCTGGATGGAATAATGAAG ACGTGTCTGAAGAAAGTCAGGAGATCGAGGGACTGCGTCAACTTGTTAAAGGCGATGCTCCAGTGGGATGGGAGGGAGAGGATTACCCCCAGCGAAGTCCTCACCCATCCATTTATTACAACGACCTACCGCAACAA CAAAAGAACTCTGGAGACCGCAGCAAACGAACCCGGCCCGTTAGACACACCCAACTTGAACCAGGAAGCTGAGCCTGGAACCAGTGAGGTATACGAGCCCAGTATGAACCAGGAACCCAGAACCAATGAGGTGGATGAACCCGGTATGAACCAGGAACCCGGAACCAATGGGGTGGATGAACCCAGCCTGAACaaggaagatgaagatggaTTCTGGAGCAACGTTCGTCGCACAGTGCCATCAGGTGTGATCATGGTTCAGCCTCTACCTCCAGCATTCAGGCTTCCACCGGTGGAGCTGGTACAGGCTGAACCTGGACCCAACAACGTAGAGGAGGATTTCTGGAGTGCTATACGCCGCATAGCACCATCAGGCATCCTTATGGTTCAGCCAGCTCgtgctcctgctcctgctcctgctcctgctccggCTCTGGATCCCGCTACCGCCCCCGCCCCCGCTCTGGCTCCGACTCTGGCTCCAGTTAAGGCtcctgcttctgcttctgctcctgctcctgctcctgctcctgctcctgctccggCTCCGGCTCCGGCTCCGGCTCCGGCTCCGGATCCCGCTACCGCCCCCGCCCCCGCCCCCGCCCCCGCTCTGGCTCCGACTCTGGCTCCAGTTAAggctcctgctcctgctcctgctcctgctcctgctcctactcctgctcctgctcctgctcctgctccggCTCCGGATCCCGCTACCGCTCCCGCCCCCGCTCTGGCTATGGCTCTGGCTCCAGCTATGGCTCCTGCTCCGGCTCCGGATCCCGCTACCGCTACCGCTACCGCCCCCGCCCCCGCTCTGGCTCCGGCTCTggctcctgctcctgctcctgctaCCACTCCCGCCCCCGCTCTGGCTCCCGCCCCCGCCCCCGCCCCCACTCTTGCTCCGGCTACTGCTGCTACGGCTCCTGCCACCATTCTATATGCCAACAATCACCTGGATAGAACGGATGACAGcgagctgaagaagaagaagaagaggaacggCTTCAAGCGTTTCTGCTCCTGGTGGAAGAGGACGTTTCTCTCATGCTGCTGCGGGAGCGCCGTGGAGGACTGA